From Ancylobacter pratisalsi, one genomic window encodes:
- a CDS encoding Spy/CpxP family protein refolding chaperone produces MRRFLARPSVRTVVGGTLAAGLIAALALPVMGIARVSADPLAGAPATLTAFMGGGQSGRALPAFDGTMARLAAGALLAAQETALGITPEQMPAWRAYTGALVAFIPTGTRVGRWTDKQTRDAAAAFDLVDDVTAAAIERAEAAKTLREAANALKATLTPEQLSMAQQMQAGLVERVLRFVEWRRSEGRTLPL; encoded by the coding sequence ATGAGACGTTTTCTCGCAAGACCTTCGGTCAGAACCGTGGTGGGTGGAACGCTCGCCGCAGGCCTCATCGCCGCGCTCGCGCTGCCGGTGATGGGCATCGCCCGGGTGAGCGCCGACCCGCTGGCCGGCGCACCCGCCACCCTGACGGCCTTCATGGGCGGCGGACAAAGCGGGCGGGCGCTTCCCGCCTTCGACGGCACCATGGCGCGCCTTGCCGCTGGCGCGCTGCTCGCGGCGCAGGAGACCGCGCTCGGCATCACGCCGGAGCAGATGCCGGCGTGGCGGGCCTATACCGGCGCGCTGGTCGCGTTCATCCCCACCGGCACGCGCGTCGGGCGCTGGACCGACAAGCAGACCCGTGACGCCGCCGCCGCCTTCGATCTGGTCGACGACGTGACCGCCGCCGCCATCGAGCGCGCCGAGGCGGCGAAGACGCTGCGGGAAGCGGCGAATGCGCTGAAGGCGACACTGACGCCCGAGCAGCTGAGCATGGCGCAGCAGATGCAGGCCGGGCTGGTCGAACGCGTGCTGCGCTTCGTCGAATGGCGGCGCAGCGAGGGCCGGACACTGCCGCTCTGA
- a CDS encoding SH3 domain-containing protein gives MLKKLLLVATLAVAGGATFASPGTAATTAVATANVNLRAGPSTAYPAVTLVPAGTPITTFGCVTGYTWCDVAFAGYRGWVAADYIQLVYGGAPVVLTATVATAVGIGVVAYNRAYWDRYYSAYPWYGRWGAYPAPRPNGPYPVAPRVTSTSRAAGCANGVCTGASSATGRYGGTTSQTRTCADGSCTATRNTTGAYGGSATRTRNCTSGSGCSASRSGTTGGGRSFSGSRSVNRR, from the coding sequence ATGCTCAAGAAACTTCTCCTCGTCGCCACGCTGGCGGTTGCCGGCGGCGCGACCTTCGCCTCGCCCGGCACCGCCGCGACCACGGCGGTCGCCACCGCCAATGTAAACCTGCGGGCCGGACCTTCCACCGCCTACCCCGCCGTGACGCTGGTGCCGGCGGGCACGCCGATCACCACCTTCGGCTGCGTTACCGGCTACACCTGGTGCGATGTCGCCTTCGCCGGCTATCGCGGCTGGGTGGCGGCGGACTATATCCAGCTGGTCTATGGCGGCGCCCCGGTGGTGCTGACCGCGACGGTCGCGACGGCGGTGGGCATAGGCGTCGTCGCCTATAACCGCGCCTACTGGGACCGCTACTACAGCGCCTATCCCTGGTATGGCCGCTGGGGCGCCTATCCCGCGCCCCGCCCCAATGGCCCCTATCCGGTCGCGCCGCGCGTGACCTCCACATCGCGTGCCGCGGGCTGTGCCAACGGCGTGTGCACCGGGGCAAGCAGCGCCACCGGCCGCTATGGCGGGACCACCTCGCAGACCCGCACCTGCGCGGACGGCAGCTGCACCGCGACGCGCAACACCACCGGCGCGTATGGCGGCAGCGCGACGCGGACCCGCAACTGCACCTCGGGATCCGGCTGCTCCGCCAGCCGTTCGGGCACGACCGGCGGCGGCCGCAGCTTCAGCGGCTCGCGCAGCGTGAACCGCCGGTAG
- a CDS encoding chloride channel protein, whose amino-acid sequence MLAGRERTERSGRDVTADPSSGKESLTHRLRRLARSSELGVVLFAAVVGVLAGLVVVAMNGTMQAMHVLIFGIGAHEHLSVASGLIPALVLGAPALGGLVFGLISALLRKRGFGQPIDPIEANALHGGQMSLKDSVIVAAQTIGSSGVGASVGLEAGYTQAASGIASRLGQAFHLRRADLRLMVGCGAGAAIGAAFNAPLMGAFYGFELILGTYAIPAFVPMMTASFTATLTRQTLLPNLAPPLPALGAPQMSDLPAILLLGILCALVGIVIMRGVTLVETGFRRSALPAALRPMVGGLIVGALALWNPAVFSAGHGAVYLYIGADSTLTFLLMLLGAKVIASAVSLGSGFRGGLFFASVLMGVLAGRAYAAGLELVLPNMVVSHSLYALIGMSALAVAVVGGPMTMTLLALEMTGDLTLTLAVLAAAAAASLITRRLFGFSFTTWRFHLRGETIRGAHDIGWMRELTVATMMRREVPQVADASTLEQARRAYPPGSTSYLVATDSEGYYAGMVLPATLYAAEADEPAGDAKAPATVHALLRHVGDTLRPGMTIREALATFSRCEADALAVTMPDRTIVGILSEAHAVKRYSDEMGRRLSELTGERID is encoded by the coding sequence ATGCTGGCCGGACGTGAACGGACGGAACGCAGCGGGCGCGACGTGACAGCCGATCCAAGCTCCGGGAAAGAATCCCTCACCCACCGCCTGAGGCGCCTGGCGCGCAGCAGCGAGCTGGGCGTCGTGCTGTTCGCCGCCGTGGTCGGCGTGCTCGCCGGCCTTGTCGTGGTGGCGATGAACGGCACCATGCAGGCCATGCATGTGCTGATCTTCGGCATCGGCGCGCATGAGCACCTCTCCGTCGCCAGCGGGCTGATACCGGCGCTGGTGCTCGGCGCGCCCGCGCTGGGCGGGCTGGTCTTCGGGCTCATCTCGGCGCTGCTGCGCAAGCGCGGCTTCGGCCAGCCGATCGACCCGATCGAGGCCAACGCGCTGCATGGCGGACAGATGTCGCTGAAGGACAGCGTGATCGTGGCCGCGCAAACCATCGGCTCCAGCGGGGTCGGCGCCTCGGTGGGACTGGAGGCGGGCTATACGCAGGCGGCCAGCGGCATCGCCTCGCGCCTCGGGCAGGCGTTTCACCTGCGCCGCGCGGATCTGCGGCTCATGGTCGGCTGCGGCGCAGGGGCCGCCATCGGCGCCGCGTTCAACGCCCCGCTGATGGGCGCGTTTTATGGCTTTGAGCTGATTCTCGGCACCTATGCGATACCGGCCTTCGTGCCGATGATGACCGCGAGCTTCACCGCGACGCTGACCCGCCAGACCCTGCTGCCGAACCTCGCCCCGCCGCTTCCCGCGCTGGGCGCGCCGCAGATGAGCGATCTGCCGGCGATCCTGCTGCTCGGCATCCTGTGCGCGCTGGTGGGCATCGTCATCATGCGCGGGGTGACGCTGGTGGAGACCGGATTCCGGCGCTCGGCGCTGCCGGCCGCACTGCGGCCGATGGTGGGCGGGCTGATCGTCGGCGCGCTGGCGCTGTGGAACCCCGCCGTGTTCTCGGCCGGCCATGGCGCGGTCTATCTGTATATCGGCGCCGACAGCACGCTGACCTTCCTGCTGATGCTGCTCGGCGCCAAGGTGATCGCCTCGGCGGTATCGCTGGGCTCCGGCTTTCGCGGCGGCCTGTTCTTCGCCTCGGTGCTGATGGGCGTGCTGGCGGGACGCGCCTATGCGGCGGGGCTGGAGCTTGTGCTACCGAACATGGTGGTGTCGCACTCGCTCTACGCCCTGATCGGCATGAGCGCGCTGGCGGTCGCGGTGGTCGGCGGACCGATGACGATGACCCTGCTGGCGCTGGAGATGACCGGGGACCTGACCCTGACGCTCGCCGTGCTGGCGGCGGCGGCGGCGGCCTCGCTGATCACGCGGCGCCTGTTCGGCTTCTCCTTCACCACCTGGCGCTTTCACCTGCGCGGCGAGACCATTCGCGGCGCGCACGACATCGGCTGGATGCGCGAGCTTACCGTCGCGACCATGATGCGCCGCGAGGTGCCCCAGGTCGCCGACGCCTCGACGCTGGAACAGGCCCGGCGGGCCTACCCGCCCGGCTCCACGTCCTACCTCGTCGCCACCGATTCCGAGGGCTACTATGCCGGCATGGTGCTGCCCGCCACGCTCTATGCCGCGGAAGCGGACGAGCCTGCCGGTGACGCAAAGGCTCCCGCCACGGTGCACGCGCTGCTGCGCCATGTCGGTGACACGCTGCGACCGGGCATGACCATTCGCGAGGCGCTGGCGACCTTCTCCCGCTGCGAGGCCGACGCGCTCGCCGTCACCATGCCGGACCGGACCATCGTCGGCATCCTCAGCGAGGCGCATGCGGTGAAGCGCTACAGCGACGAGATGGGCCGCCGGCTCAGCGAACTGACCGGGGAACGGATCGACTGA
- a CDS encoding YgaP family membrane protein, protein MTRNIGRVDSVLRIIVGLALLSLLFVLEGNLRWLGVIGLVPLLTGILGTCPLYSILGVTTCPLRARK, encoded by the coding sequence ATGACCCGCAATATCGGACGCGTCGACAGTGTGCTGCGCATCATCGTCGGCCTCGCGCTGCTCTCGCTGCTTTTCGTGCTGGAAGGCAATCTGCGCTGGCTCGGGGTGATTGGCCTGGTGCCGTTGCTCACGGGCATTCTCGGCACCTGCCCGCTCTATTCCATTCTCGGCGTCACCACCTGCCCGCTCCGCGCGCGCAAGTGA
- a CDS encoding ArsR/SmtB family transcription factor, whose translation MVDTLSDEVTEIKARVDEATAFLKTLAHRDRLLVACALVDGEHSVRELEDLLGIRQPGLSQQIAGLREAGLIVGRKEGKQVFYRLADPRVERFITTMHALFCAPGAGGTGPYAGH comes from the coding sequence ATGGTTGATACGCTTTCCGACGAGGTGACGGAGATCAAGGCGCGGGTCGATGAGGCCACCGCCTTTCTCAAGACGCTGGCCCATCGCGACCGTCTTCTGGTCGCCTGCGCGCTCGTCGACGGCGAACATTCGGTGCGCGAGCTGGAGGATCTTCTCGGCATCCGCCAGCCTGGCCTGTCGCAGCAGATCGCGGGGCTGCGCGAGGCCGGGCTCATTGTCGGCCGCAAGGAAGGCAAGCAGGTGTTCTACCGCCTCGCGGACCCGCGCGTGGAGCGTTTCATCACCACCATGCACGCGCTGTTCTGTGCGCCCGGCGCGGGCGGCACGGGTCCGTACGCAGGCCATTGA
- a CDS encoding YeeE/YedE family protein, whose amino-acid sequence MTEFTPIASLAGGALIGLSAVLMLLLEGRIAGISGIASRLFPPYGDGAFGGRLAFIAGLVGAPFLVAAVTGTPVMQTVSSNLVLMVVAGLLVGFGSVWGSGCTSGHGVCGLARLSRRSFVATGVFMAAGFVTVFLMRHVIGG is encoded by the coding sequence ATGACCGAGTTCACCCCCATCGCATCCCTTGCCGGCGGCGCCCTGATCGGGCTCAGCGCCGTGCTGATGCTCCTGCTCGAAGGGCGTATCGCGGGAATCAGCGGCATTGCGAGCCGGCTGTTTCCCCCTTATGGCGATGGCGCTTTCGGCGGCCGGCTGGCTTTCATCGCCGGGCTCGTCGGGGCGCCATTCCTTGTCGCCGCCGTCACCGGCACCCCGGTGATGCAGACTGTGTCCTCCAATCTCGTGCTGATGGTCGTGGCCGGGCTGCTGGTCGGCTTCGGCTCGGTGTGGGGCTCGGGCTGCACCTCGGGGCATGGCGTGTGCGGCCTCGCCCGGCTGTCGCGCCGCTCTTTTGTCGCCACCGGCGTCTTCATGGCCGCGGGTTTTGTCACCGTGTTCCTGATGCGCCATGTGATCGGAGGCTGA
- a CDS encoding DUF6691 family protein, giving the protein MNRKALSIVLNLGLGLLFGVGLVVSGMSNPAKVLNFLDLFGTFDPSLAFVMGGAVVVAFFGFRLATARPAPLFADRFQLPTRTDIDARLLIGPALFGIGWGLGGFCPGPAFTALGLAAPGTLAFIPAMLAGMWAARRLAAGPH; this is encoded by the coding sequence ATGAACCGCAAGGCGCTTTCCATCGTCCTCAATCTCGGCCTCGGCCTGCTGTTCGGCGTCGGTCTCGTCGTGTCCGGCATGAGCAACCCGGCCAAGGTCCTGAATTTCCTCGATCTGTTCGGCACGTTCGATCCCTCGCTGGCCTTCGTCATGGGGGGCGCGGTGGTCGTGGCCTTCTTCGGCTTCCGTCTCGCCACCGCGCGGCCCGCTCCCCTGTTCGCCGACCGCTTCCAGCTGCCGACCCGCACCGACATCGACGCCCGCCTCCTCATCGGGCCGGCGCTGTTCGGCATCGGCTGGGGACTGGGCGGCTTCTGTCCCGGCCCGGCCTTCACCGCGCTCGGCCTCGCCGCGCCGGGCACACTGGCCTTCATTCCCGCCATGCTTGCGGGCATGTGGGCGGCGCGGCGGCTTGCCGCAGGCCCGCACTGA
- a CDS encoding GbsR/MarR family transcriptional regulator, giving the protein MNLPPLIQSFVLHFGEMGSRWGINRTVGQIYALLYVSPEPLCAEEIVDALGVSRSNVSMGLRELQAWNLVVFKHLPNDRRDFFTTPDDIWQILRTLAEERKKREVDPTLSVLREILMQQPGSERERYAQERMSDMHGLIEQLTTWYDDVKRLETERLATLLSLGSKITRLLETKDKIVSLGRRPKGTGVPKVGAD; this is encoded by the coding sequence GTGAACCTGCCACCACTCATCCAGTCCTTCGTCTTGCATTTCGGCGAGATGGGTAGCCGGTGGGGCATAAATCGCACCGTGGGGCAGATCTACGCGCTTCTGTACGTCTCGCCCGAGCCGCTCTGCGCCGAGGAAATCGTCGATGCGCTCGGCGTGTCGCGCTCCAACGTGTCGATGGGGCTGCGCGAGTTGCAGGCGTGGAACCTCGTCGTCTTCAAGCACCTGCCCAATGACCGGCGCGACTTCTTCACCACGCCCGACGATATCTGGCAGATCCTGCGTACCCTGGCGGAGGAGCGCAAGAAGCGGGAGGTCGACCCCACGCTGTCGGTGCTGCGCGAGATCCTGATGCAGCAGCCGGGCAGCGAGAGGGAGCGCTACGCCCAGGAGCGCATGAGCGACATGCACGGGCTGATCGAGCAGCTCACCACCTGGTATGACGACGTCAAGCGGCTGGAGACCGAGCGTCTCGCCACTCTTCTGAGCCTTGGCTCGAAGATCACCCGGCTTCTGGAAACCAAGGACAAGATCGTCTCGCTCGGCCGCCGGCCGAAGGGGACGGGCGTGCCCAAGGTCGGAGCGGATTGA